Below is a window of Impatiens glandulifera chromosome 2, dImpGla2.1, whole genome shotgun sequence DNA.
GCCGCGGGAGATTGTTCAGCAATCATCCATGAATCACAGATGCGCCTCCTCGATTGGTCACCACCCATTGATGGCATTCTTCTATCCTTTATAAACCTGGAGAGAAAACTAGAACCAGGGgcataaataataaacaaaataaatcagctggtaaatcataataaatagAGATTCTCTCCGGGTTTAGagcaatcaatcaatcaatcaatcaaatatCCGCAATTGTGAAGCGTAGAGAAGATTCTAACCTTTAGGTTTAGAAATTGTAAAAGTCTGATCGTGGGAGTTGAAAGGGGATTAAATGGGTGCGTTTTGATTAGCAAAGGGAAGCGTTCTCCTCCGGGTTCCTTGGGGCGCAGGAAAGGAGAATACAAAATATGGATACGCaggcaagaagaagaagaagaagaagaagaagggtgGACTATAGCCCTTCCAAATCCAGAATGGAAAAGAAATCTCTGGAAAGAATTAGGGCACCGTTTGGCCACTCCTTCACACACCACAACCGCGGGAAGTCGTAAATACCTAATTTccattttttatgttatatatatatatattattaataaaaaaattattaataaaaaaattgttttttaggTGAATGTTTTCAAGGTTACTATTAATCCTcgttaattaaacatataattcatattttaatttagtggGCGGAACTTATCGTTTGATTGGCATGATCTCAAAGAGGTGAGATGTCGGGTATGATATACTTACATGTTTAGGTTATCATTCGATAATTTTCGGATAGCTATCTGATTAAATGAAAATTGTCGAATTTTTAATTATCTCAGTTATGTGTTTCgttctaaaattattattaacgTTTTCTAATATTCGTTTTGAAAATCGgtagagttaattatttttattgagaatTTATAAACTAGATAACATGTTGGGTAActtgtttgtattttttattattttcatgtttttaattttattttattttcatgttatttttatatttttaatataaatgtatcatttaaaatataaataaattatgaattttgttcATTGAAACTAACCAAATcattatatgaattttattaaatatatttaagtttgcatatagaatttaaaattataatttcataaagtttgaacttatattaatttggatttcttctttaaaaataagttataatatttgttacCGTGAAAAAAGGGGGTCTATATTCAATTTTTCCACGCCCCAAAAAATTGAATTCCACGAcatagaaataaatatattatattacatatatCATAGTGTAGAATACAAAATTCAGAGTTTTAAAACCACAAAAGGAGAGATGACGACGACCCTTGACTAAATATTTtccattaatttattttctttttgtctGGACAAGGTTTTCAAAGGGTAGGAAAATATGATTAGGGCTTCCTCGATTTGTTTAAttctcaacaaaaataaaacaaaaaaattgatttatttctGAAGTATGTATAATTTTACTGATTttctctttcaattttttataatttttctctaattatatttttactgTTTATcgttatattttaatagtcaATTGTTATTTAGGgcttaattttaacattttattatattgtgatccaattttaacatttgtaagtatttgattttttttcttaataacgACCCTCTATTTTTATCaggtaaatattttataaattttaagaataaacatgaatttatattattattgtttttttaacagTTTAGAGAATAACTCTAATTAGCTAGAggtatatttgaataattaaaattggaattaatattgatattagaattctaattttaatttaatattggaTTACCATTCAAATTTgatgtttgaaaaattatataattgtaatttaatcttaatttttatgtttatagaatataataaaaataattttaatatatattatctattttattaaaatattggtttcACACAACCAAATGTGATATTTGAAgtgttaataaatttttttaagttttaattttcattaaagtAAATATTGGTTCTTCatagattaataataaatattgattcGACATTTTAATTCCTAAATTCAACAATATTGgttcaacattttaatttttttaaattaaaaaatatatataccagTTCAAAAcctactaaataaaaaaaaaaacattgtcttcaatattttaacatcctaaattaaaaaaaaaattatcaattgaaaattttaatcgtattttaaatgataaaataaaaagttattttatttgaaaaaacttaaaaataaaataaaattataattacatttCCAAATTAAAAAGAGTGGAATtgataattagaaaaattacattaaattgagttccattaaaattttaatttttaatattaaaaagtctacaaaactttaaaaaaattaaatattatagtttGAGGTTAAATAATGTCTTAATTATCAAGTTGTAAAtactatattaatttgtttttaattagttttaaaccGATAATTTATTAACGAGAGACTAAAATTTATGAAttcaattttcacttaaaattttttaaataaataaaaaatgatttacaaATTCGTGCTAATTTTtctattcaataatatatataaaagaccTTAACACATTTTCATTGAACATTTTTTACTATTTACTCTGAACTTAATCTTAGAAGAGTTATCATCAAAAAGTTTTTACACCGtgctttttctttctctctttctttctattagatgtatataatatttgtaactttattttgtctttaattttcaataaaatgaatttaagaagaagaagtttgTATAGTCATTAAAAACACTCTCAAATTTCGGATGATTCCATGGAATATTCTAACTTCTTTATCATTCCCTTATTATGAACTCAATTGAAACAAGGATACATAACAACTAGCTCTTAAGaaactccatttttttttaagttcattttgtttttgttatttttatttatcatatcaatattatttcaaccatcaaatctcttaaataattaactaaaatatcataatgctttaattttatttttattaaattttaaataaaaacagatggtttaatatttttttttaaataatctctcaagtaatttatttttatcatcaaataagttttattttttttctaacaaaattcAAGATTAAACAATCTCAAATTAGACAGGGAGTGATGATACACATGCAactatatatgaaattattacaCGAGTTCAACATGAAAAGATTCTTTATTTGTTTCAAACAATGTCTAGTTAGTGACTTTATGTTACATTTATTTGGactaaaatgtaattttattttactttacaAAATACAAGAAGTTAAAATAGGATAGAAAAAAGACaatgaatgaatttaaaaataaacaacagCTATAATTCAATGGGTATATTCTTCACTTGCATTTGAATAGAATATTATTGATCTTCACAAAGTTATGATAAGAATAtccataattaatttattgtttcaTCCCAAACTCCAAACTAAACATATAGTTTAAAACGCCAAAAATGATTCAATGTAATGTTTctatataaaaacatatcatCCAACAAACCACACTCAATTCTAAAAcaacaacaaacaaaaacaaaatgggTTCCGATAATCTTGCGGTTCTCAATGCCCTGGACACAGCCCGCACCCAATGGTACCACGTAACCGCCATTGTGATCGCGGGTATGGGTTTCTTCACCGATGCCTACGATCTGTTCTGCATTACAACAATCTCCAAGCTCCTTGGCCGACTTTATTATTATGACCCATCCACTGGAAAACCCGGAAAACTCCCTGTTCCTGTTAATAACACTGTTATTGGAGTGGCCTTGGTGGGTACCCTTTGCGGCCAGCTTGCGTTTGGATGGGCCGGGGATAAGCTTGGAAGGAAGAAAGTATATGGAGTGACCctggttttgatggttatttgtGCAATCGGGTCTGGTTTGTCTTTCGGGTCGACGGCGTCCTCTGTTATTACTACACTCTGTTTCTTTAGGTTCTGGTTAGGGTTCGGTATCGGTGGGGATTACCCGTTATCGGCCACCATTATGTCTGAATATGCCAACAAGAAGACCCGGGGAGCATTCATCGCGGCGGTTTTCGCTATGCAAGGAATGGGGATCATATTTGCTGGAATGGTTTCCATGATAGTGTCAAAACTTTTTCTGATGAATCATACGGGTCCTAAATTTGTCGACGAACATGTTTTCTCGACCGAACCGGAGGCAGATTTTATGTGGAGGATTGTGTTGATGTTGGGTTCTTTGCCGGCGATTTTGACGTTTTATTGGCGGATGAAGATGCCGGAAACTGGTCGGTACACTGCGTTGATAGAGGGAAACGCTAAGCAAGCGGCTGTTGATATGGGACGAGTTTTGGATATTGAAATCCAAGCGGAAACTGATAAGATATCTGATTTTAAGGCGGCTAATAGTTATGGACTTGTAAGTAATGAATTCTTCAAAAGACATGGATACCATTTGATCGGTACAATGACAACTTGGTTCTTGTTAGATATTGCATTCTATAGTCAAAATTTAGCACAAAAAGACATTTTCCCGGCGATGGG
It encodes the following:
- the LOC124925162 gene encoding low affinity inorganic phosphate transporter 4-like, which codes for MGSDNLAVLNALDTARTQWYHVTAIVIAGMGFFTDAYDLFCITTISKLLGRLYYYDPSTGKPGKLPVPVNNTVIGVALVGTLCGQLAFGWAGDKLGRKKVYGVTLVLMVICAIGSGLSFGSTASSVITTLCFFRFWLGFGIGGDYPLSATIMSEYANKKTRGAFIAAVFAMQGMGIIFAGMVSMIVSKLFLMNHTGPKFVDEHVFSTEPEADFMWRIVLMLGSLPAILTFYWRMKMPETGRYTALIEGNAKQAAVDMGRVLDIEIQAETDKISDFKAANSYGLVSNEFFKRHGYHLIGTMTTWFLLDIAFYSQNLAQKDIFPAMGLTDKPEHVSALTEVFQTSKAMFVVALLGTFPGYWFTVAFIEKMGRFNIQLMGFFMMSVFMFIMGVKYEYLKENKLAFATLYGLTFFFANFGPNSTTFVLPAELFPTRLRSTCHAISAASGKAGAMVGAFGVQSYTLSGDVKKIKRAMMFLAFTNLLGFACTFMVTETKGRSLEEISGEDGGVGGGGGHNETQMSRQSED